From Alkaliphilus flagellatus, the proteins below share one genomic window:
- the thiD gene encoding bifunctional hydroxymethylpyrimidine kinase/phosphomethylpyrimidine kinase, whose protein sequence is MKKLLTIAGSDSCGGAGIQADLKTFSAHGVFGMSVITAVTVQNTQGVFGVQDISPDIIQRQIEVIFDDISVDAVKIGMVSKTETIKTIAETLSKYSIQNLVVDPVMVSKSGFHLLQLEAKEALITHLLPMATVVTPNLPEAEVITGLEINTLEDMKKAAHIIYKMGPKYVLVKGGHLEDEAVDILYDGTVFTYYNSPRIDTKNTHGTGCTLSSAIASNLGKGLSIVEAIEKAKNYITIAIENSFSIGKGVGPTHHFYELYKKAGLL, encoded by the coding sequence ATGAAAAAACTATTAACTATAGCAGGTTCAGATAGCTGTGGAGGAGCTGGAATACAGGCAGACTTAAAAACATTTTCAGCTCATGGAGTATTTGGAATGAGTGTTATTACAGCAGTAACTGTCCAAAACACTCAAGGAGTTTTTGGCGTACAGGATATTTCACCGGATATTATTCAAAGACAAATAGAAGTTATTTTTGATGATATTTCTGTAGATGCAGTTAAAATTGGTATGGTTTCTAAAACAGAAACAATAAAGACAATTGCAGAAACATTAAGTAAATATTCAATTCAAAATTTAGTAGTTGACCCTGTAATGGTTTCTAAAAGTGGGTTTCACCTATTACAACTGGAAGCTAAAGAAGCTCTAATAACCCATCTATTACCTATGGCAACGGTAGTAACTCCTAATCTACCAGAGGCTGAAGTTATTACAGGGCTAGAAATAAATACTTTAGAGGATATGAAAAAAGCAGCACATATAATCTATAAAATGGGACCTAAATATGTATTAGTTAAGGGTGGACATTTAGAAGATGAAGCTGTAGATATATTATACGATGGAACAGTATTTACTTATTATAATTCACCTAGAATAGACACTAAAAACACCCACGGTACAGGTTGCACATTATCATCTGCAATCGCATCTAACCTAGGTAAGGGACTTTCCATTGTCGAAGCTATAGAAAAGGCAAAAAACTATATAACCATTGCAATCGAAAATTCTTTCTCTATAGGTAAAGGCGTAGGACCTACGCACCATTTCTATGAGTTATACAAAAAAGCTGGACTTTTATAA
- the thiE gene encoding thiamine phosphate synthase yields the protein MKSNRNINYGLYLVSDRDVLDGRDFIRSLEEAILGGVTLIQLREKNATSSEFYSLAVKVKELASKYNIPLIINDRIDIALAVDADGVHVGQDDMPANVVRDILGKDKIVGVSTATLEEALKATEDGADYIGVGALFPTDTKTDTRIVTLDQLKNIKENISIPVVGIGGINENNIKSVSDTGIDGVAIVSAILGKEDIREAAVKLYNDFARK from the coding sequence ATGAAATCCAATAGAAATATTAATTATGGGCTTTATTTAGTATCCGATAGAGATGTTTTAGATGGAAGAGACTTTATAAGGAGCTTGGAAGAAGCTATTTTAGGTGGTGTAACGCTTATCCAGCTTAGAGAAAAAAATGCTACTTCTTCAGAGTTTTATAGCCTTGCAGTTAAGGTTAAAGAGCTCGCATCTAAATATAATATTCCTCTAATAATTAATGATAGGATAGACATTGCTCTAGCAGTAGATGCCGATGGGGTTCATGTGGGGCAGGATGATATGCCAGCAAATGTTGTAAGAGATATTCTAGGAAAAGATAAAATTGTAGGAGTCTCTACTGCAACATTAGAAGAAGCCCTAAAGGCTACAGAAGATGGGGCTGACTATATAGGGGTAGGGGCATTGTTTCCTACAGATACTAAAACGGATACTCGTATTGTAACATTAGACCAGCTTAAAAATATTAAAGAAAATATAAGCATTCCAGTAGTTGGAATAGGTGGTATTAATGAAAACAATATAAAATCCGTAAGCGACACAGGTATAGACGGAGTTGCTATAGTTTCTGCTATATTAGGTAAGGAAGATATTAGGGAAGCAGCAGTAAAATTATATAATGATTTTGCGCGAAAATAA
- a CDS encoding endonuclease MutS2: MNSKTIELLEYNKIKEILKGYALSNIAKERVERLEPLLDQASIETAMKETTEARAIVNISSSIPINSLSGIDIVRDKFTKGMVLSPEDLEMLAGLLKEIKRLKIFMKDKNYVAPTISLYALSTYELDEVREEIEKAIVRGRVDDRASSKLFKVRKDIAILENKIKIKLEDFLRNDRYKSYIQDSLVSQKNNRYVIPIKTEHKKQIEGSIHDKSQSGSTVFIEPEEVKKMQDKLEMYRFEEEKEVYRILSTLSVLVCEKEREININIEVMSNYDFIFAKGKYSKLIDGRSVDFNNRNYINIKGAKHPLIGRVAVPLDFEVGKNYKGVIITGPNTGGKTVTLKTVGLLTMMAQSGLHVPVDEGSEIAIFADVLTDIGDGQSIEQSLSTFSSHIKNIITILNCADEHTLVILDELGAGTDPGEGMGIAVAVLEELYNKGAIICATTHYSEIKEFAQNHEGFINGSMAFDINTLKPLYKLNIGKPGESNAFLIALRLGMDEKLIGRAHTITYKEQKDYSQYKDQYEVIIKDEVEVKKHLEQVEKIKIGINKSKEAEKSNKKEMFNVGDCVFVSSMNRTGIICEGENAKGEYGVMIMQKKIKINKKRLSLYIEKKELYPENYDFDIVLKTKDYRKKDKLINKGHGKGISIELEERDK; this comes from the coding sequence TTGAACAGTAAAACAATTGAACTATTAGAATATAACAAAATAAAAGAAATATTAAAGGGATATGCCTTATCCAATATAGCTAAGGAGAGGGTTGAAAGGTTAGAACCTTTATTAGATCAAGCAAGCATCGAAACGGCTATGAAGGAAACTACAGAGGCTAGAGCTATTGTAAACATAAGCTCAAGTATACCTATTAATAGCTTGTCAGGAATAGATATTGTAAGAGATAAGTTCACTAAAGGCATGGTTCTTTCACCGGAAGATTTAGAAATGTTAGCAGGGCTACTAAAAGAAATAAAAAGACTAAAAATTTTTATGAAAGATAAGAATTATGTTGCACCTACTATTAGTCTTTATGCATTATCTACCTATGAACTAGATGAAGTAAGAGAAGAAATTGAAAAAGCTATTGTTAGAGGAAGAGTAGATGATAGGGCTAGCTCAAAGCTTTTTAAAGTAAGAAAGGATATAGCTATTTTAGAAAACAAGATAAAAATTAAGCTGGAAGACTTTTTACGGAATGACAGATATAAATCATATATTCAAGATTCACTAGTTAGTCAAAAGAATAATAGATATGTAATTCCTATAAAAACCGAGCATAAGAAACAGATAGAAGGAAGTATTCATGATAAATCTCAAAGTGGATCAACGGTCTTTATTGAACCAGAAGAAGTTAAGAAAATGCAGGACAAATTAGAAATGTATAGGTTCGAGGAAGAAAAGGAGGTCTATAGAATTTTATCAACTCTATCAGTCCTTGTATGTGAAAAGGAAAGGGAAATTAATATTAACATCGAAGTAATGAGTAATTATGACTTTATATTCGCTAAAGGTAAGTATAGTAAGCTTATAGATGGTAGAAGTGTAGATTTTAATAATAGAAACTATATCAATATTAAGGGGGCTAAACATCCACTAATTGGCAGAGTAGCAGTACCCTTGGACTTTGAAGTTGGCAAAAATTATAAAGGTGTAATTATAACAGGGCCCAATACTGGTGGTAAAACCGTTACTTTAAAAACAGTAGGACTATTAACTATGATGGCTCAATCAGGACTGCATGTTCCTGTGGATGAAGGCAGTGAAATAGCTATATTTGCTGATGTGTTAACAGACATTGGAGATGGTCAAAGTATAGAACAGAGTCTAAGTACTTTCTCTTCACATATTAAAAATATAATCACTATTTTAAATTGTGCAGACGAACATACCTTGGTAATATTAGATGAACTGGGAGCAGGCACAGATCCAGGTGAAGGAATGGGTATAGCTGTTGCAGTATTAGAGGAGTTATATAATAAAGGTGCTATTATATGCGCTACAACTCATTATAGTGAAATAAAAGAATTTGCTCAAAATCATGAAGGCTTTATAAATGGTTCTATGGCATTTGATATTAATACTTTAAAACCATTATATAAGCTTAATATAGGTAAACCGGGAGAGAGTAATGCATTTTTAATTGCCCTAAGACTTGGTATGGATGAAAAGTTAATAGGGAGAGCCCATACAATTACCTATAAAGAGCAAAAGGATTATTCTCAATATAAAGACCAATATGAAGTTATTATTAAAGATGAAGTAGAGGTAAAAAAGCATTTAGAACAGGTTGAGAAGATAAAAATAGGCATTAATAAAAGTAAAGAGGCTGAAAAGAGTAATAAAAAAGAAATGTTCAATGTAGGAGATTGTGTTTTTGTAAGCTCTATGAACAGAACAGGAATTATATGTGAAGGTGAAAATGCTAAGGGTGAGTACGGTGTTATGATTATGCAAAAAAAGATTAAGATAAACAAAAAACGCCTATCACTCTATATAGAGAAAAAAGAACTCTATCCAGAGAATTATGATTTTGACATTGTGCTTAAAACCAAAGATTATCGGAAGAAAGATAAATTAATTAATAAAGGACATGGAAAGGGGATTTCTATAGAGCTGGAGGAAAGAGATAAATAA
- the thiW gene encoding energy coupling factor transporter S component ThiW, whose product MDSKKLTTASLLTAIGVVSAHIIYFPIGVSKAFPVQHGINLLTAVLFGPGYAVAVAFVISLIRNLLGTGSLLAFPGSMIGAFLAGILYKRTKKSFYAMVGEVFGTGIIGAIVSYPVAKYFIGKEAAMFGFVVPFVLSSLVGVIIGYFIFKMLLKTGFVNRDIEKRSAFK is encoded by the coding sequence ATGGATTCAAAAAAATTAACTACAGCATCTTTATTAACGGCAATTGGGGTTGTAAGTGCTCACATTATTTATTTTCCTATAGGAGTATCAAAGGCTTTCCCGGTTCAACATGGCATTAATCTTCTAACGGCTGTATTGTTTGGACCAGGCTATGCAGTAGCAGTTGCATTTGTAATTTCTCTCATAAGAAATTTACTAGGTACTGGATCATTGCTTGCTTTTCCAGGAAGCATGATAGGTGCATTCTTAGCTGGGATTTTGTATAAAAGAACAAAGAAATCTTTTTATGCTATGGTTGGGGAGGTATTCGGCACTGGTATTATAGGTGCAATAGTTTCTTATCCAGTTGCAAAATATTTTATAGGAAAAGAGGCTGCAATGTTTGGATTTGTAGTGCCTTTTGTTTTAAGCTCCTTAGTAGGTGTAATTATAGGATATTTTATTTTTAAAATGCTTTTAAAAACAGGTTTTGTTAATAGAGATATAGAGAAAAGGAGTGCATTTAAATGA
- the thiM gene encoding hydroxyethylthiazole kinase — translation MKLYGYLYEILENVKKNKPLVHHITNYVTVNDCANIVLALGGSPVMADDPKEVEEMVSIASALVLNIGTLNERTIESFILAGKKANTLNIPVILDPVGVGATTLRNKAVERILREVKLSVLRGNMSEIKNIYGIEALTRGVDSIDNPLDGGKEIAIELSKRLGCTVAITGAVDIISDGEKVYYINNGHEILSSITGTGCMSSSLIGVCCGTGEESLYGTIAGIMIMGIAGEKAHKRLKEQEGLGSFKVYLIDAISKFEAEDIKEGGKINEIQ, via the coding sequence ATGAAGTTATATGGATATCTTTATGAAATTCTTGAAAATGTAAAAAAGAATAAACCACTTGTACATCACATTACAAATTATGTTACAGTTAATGATTGTGCAAATATTGTACTAGCTTTAGGAGGAAGTCCTGTAATGGCAGATGACCCAAAGGAAGTTGAGGAAATGGTATCAATTGCATCTGCACTGGTATTAAATATAGGCACATTAAATGAAAGAACTATAGAATCCTTTATATTAGCAGGTAAAAAAGCCAACACATTAAATATTCCAGTAATATTAGATCCTGTAGGAGTAGGTGCAACAACTCTAAGAAATAAAGCAGTAGAGAGAATTTTAAGGGAAGTAAAACTATCTGTGCTTAGGGGTAATATGTCGGAAATTAAAAATATTTATGGGATAGAAGCCTTAACTAGAGGAGTAGATTCTATAGATAATCCATTAGATGGAGGAAAAGAAATAGCTATAGAGCTTTCAAAAAGGTTGGGGTGTACTGTTGCAATAACAGGAGCAGTAGATATTATTTCTGATGGAGAAAAGGTCTATTATATCAATAATGGCCATGAAATATTATCTAGCATAACAGGCACAGGATGCATGAGCTCATCTTTAATAGGTGTTTGTTGTGGTACAGGAGAAGAAAGCCTATATGGGACAATTGCAGGAATTATGATAATGGGTATTGCAGGAGAGAAAGCACATAAACGATTAAAAGAACAGGAAGGATTAGGAAGCTTTAAAGTTTACTTAATTGATGCAATAAGCAAATTTGAGGCAGAAGATATTAAAGAAGGGGGAAAGATTAATGAAATCCAATAG
- a CDS encoding sodium-dependent transporter — MRDKWSSKLGFILAAAGSAVGLGNIWKFPYSVGTNGGGAFVAIYIVFLIIIGAPLMLAAITLGRKTQLSVFGAYKSIDSRWSFVGTLGVICGFFILAFYSTVGGWVLYYFKSAISGALNITDPNSLGEIFNSLMNSPKELILYQFIFMLSTVAIVLKGISGGIEKASKVMMPALFIMLIIIALRSLTLDGSMAGIRFLFVPDLSKITMDVVMNALGQMFFSLSIGMGVMVTYGSYLDKKENILNTGVIIPAIDTAVALIAGIAIIPAVFALGFEASEGPGLMFVTLPAVFASMPMGIIFCIVFFLLVIFAALTSSISMLEVAISYFVDEKQKSRVPTTLIIGLLIFILGIPASLSMGAWKDLGLIGNLNFFDLYDKLTSNILLPTGGFLLCIFVGWILKAEEAVKEIESSGIKFKLAGLWCFLIKYVVPIAIFIILVNSYRDFFLSLL; from the coding sequence ATGAGGGACAAATGGTCTTCAAAGTTAGGATTTATATTAGCCGCTGCAGGCTCAGCGGTAGGGTTAGGTAACATCTGGAAATTTCCTTATAGCGTTGGCACCAATGGAGGAGGCGCCTTTGTAGCTATATATATTGTCTTTTTAATTATTATAGGAGCCCCACTTATGTTAGCCGCCATTACACTAGGCAGAAAAACTCAACTCTCTGTTTTTGGAGCCTATAAAAGTATAGATAGCAGATGGTCCTTTGTTGGCACATTAGGAGTAATTTGTGGTTTCTTTATATTAGCTTTTTATTCAACCGTAGGAGGATGGGTTTTATATTATTTTAAAAGTGCTATTTCAGGCGCATTAAATATTACAGACCCTAATTCTCTTGGAGAAATATTCAATAGTCTCATGAACTCACCAAAAGAACTTATTTTATATCAATTTATTTTTATGTTATCAACTGTAGCTATCGTATTAAAGGGCATTAGCGGAGGAATAGAAAAAGCTTCTAAGGTAATGATGCCAGCATTGTTTATTATGTTAATAATAATAGCTCTAAGAAGCTTAACTCTAGATGGGAGCATGGCTGGAATTAGGTTTTTATTTGTACCAGATTTGTCTAAAATAACTATGGATGTAGTTATGAATGCCTTAGGACAAATGTTCTTCTCCTTAAGTATTGGTATGGGCGTCATGGTTACCTATGGTAGCTATTTAGATAAAAAAGAAAATATCTTAAATACGGGTGTTATTATTCCAGCCATAGATACGGCAGTTGCATTAATTGCAGGTATAGCCATAATCCCAGCAGTTTTTGCCTTAGGTTTTGAAGCAAGCGAGGGACCAGGACTTATGTTTGTTACCCTACCGGCAGTTTTTGCATCTATGCCAATGGGAATTATATTTTGCATTGTTTTCTTTTTACTAGTAATTTTTGCAGCCTTAACATCCTCCATATCTATGTTGGAAGTAGCTATATCCTATTTTGTAGATGAAAAACAAAAAAGCAGAGTACCCACCACATTAATAATAGGGCTTTTAATTTTTATTTTAGGAATACCTGCTTCTCTTTCAATGGGAGCATGGAAGGATTTAGGTTTAATTGGGAATCTTAACTTTTTTGACCTTTACGACAAGCTAACTTCAAATATACTTCTTCCTACAGGTGGATTTCTACTTTGTATATTTGTTGGATGGATATTAAAGGCTGAGGAAGCAGTTAAAGAGATAGAAAGCTCAGGTATTAAGTTCAAATTAGCTGGACTTTGGTGTTTTTTAATCAAATATGTAGTGCCTATCGCTATCTTTATAATATTAGTAAATTCCTATAGGGATTTTTTCCTTTCACTATTATAG
- a CDS encoding sensor histidine kinase encodes MDTNLNNQNDNDEIIYEKKDKRSFIASSLATVLIILIFAAASVVSYLPIRNSYFPVEDNAKSYLESSNFVYNLSRLTRNLQHSINKADEGYESRYVDLKSVKYKINSTVNQDLDPVDELEDTENTQSEEYTVERNSLSNMADISDAQLEKEIKNSLFYMKATFDENGDPKIETSSGSKFNKGIFVDMLNHSDDEIKKEYANLEVLYIVPEDFEAYNDVFTVDMKDTHAFPDYAMLISVIGAVSIIILIISAFAVPYSAQSKRTICRIFNKMFLEFKVFTWIGFVLLCAGTGSMIDGYNYYGYGIGSFIYDADPYFYVVGIILTFILYLLVYLSTVYLKYIYYTGFKKGLIDNSFFGKIFLYFVRSVKGVLKKLTRIDLREDNYRKLVLVVGINLLAILILGSGRFLGFILAIAYSLFIFKYLLKVFAKAKDLNDASAKVAEGNFNISLDENMGILSPMAKNLNNINKGFRLAVDKEIKSQRMKSELISNVSHDLKTPLTSIITYVDLLKNEDIDLDTQKEYISILDRKSQRLKVLIEDLFEASRASSGNIELYLEKVDAVALFRQTLGELEEKINDSNLQFKINTPENKVMCNLDGRRTYRVFENILTNILKYAMESSRVYIDIIENEYEVSFIFKNISAYEMNFDASEITERFTRGDESRNTEGSGLGLSIAKSFVELQNGKLEITVDGDLFKLIVTFPKA; translated from the coding sequence TTGGATACAAATTTGAACAACCAAAACGATAATGATGAAATTATATATGAGAAAAAAGATAAGAGGAGTTTTATAGCTTCTTCACTAGCTACAGTGCTTATTATATTAATATTTGCTGCGGCTTCAGTGGTAAGCTATCTGCCTATAAGAAATAGTTATTTTCCTGTAGAAGATAATGCAAAATCTTATTTAGAAAGTAGTAATTTTGTTTATAATCTATCACGCTTAACAAGGAATCTTCAGCACTCTATAAACAAAGCTGATGAAGGCTATGAGAGTAGATATGTAGATTTAAAAAGTGTTAAGTATAAGATTAATAGTACAGTTAATCAGGATTTAGATCCCGTTGATGAATTAGAGGATACAGAGAATACACAATCTGAGGAATATACAGTAGAAAGAAACTCCTTAAGTAATATGGCAGATATTTCAGATGCCCAGCTTGAAAAAGAAATAAAAAATAGTCTTTTTTATATGAAAGCTACATTTGATGAAAATGGGGATCCCAAAATAGAAACATCCTCAGGAAGTAAGTTCAATAAAGGCATTTTTGTAGATATGTTGAATCATTCAGATGATGAAATTAAAAAAGAATATGCTAATTTAGAAGTATTATATATTGTTCCAGAGGATTTTGAAGCATATAATGATGTGTTTACTGTGGATATGAAGGACACTCATGCATTTCCAGACTATGCAATGCTTATTTCAGTAATAGGAGCGGTAAGTATTATAATTTTAATAATATCGGCCTTTGCAGTGCCCTATTCTGCACAAAGCAAGAGGACTATTTGTAGAATATTTAATAAAATGTTTTTAGAATTTAAGGTCTTTACATGGATTGGATTTGTATTACTATGTGCTGGCACAGGATCTATGATTGATGGCTATAATTACTATGGATATGGCATTGGGAGTTTCATATATGATGCAGACCCATACTTTTATGTAGTTGGGATAATTCTAACATTTATATTATATCTTCTTGTTTATTTAAGTACTGTATATTTAAAGTATATTTATTATACAGGATTCAAAAAGGGTCTAATCGATAACAGCTTTTTTGGAAAAATATTTTTATATTTTGTAAGAAGTGTAAAAGGAGTATTAAAAAAGTTGACACGAATAGATTTAAGGGAAGATAACTATAGAAAGTTAGTATTAGTAGTAGGAATAAATCTATTAGCAATATTAATCTTAGGTTCAGGTAGGTTTTTAGGATTTATTTTAGCGATAGCCTACAGCTTATTTATATTTAAATATTTGCTAAAAGTATTTGCTAAAGCAAAAGATTTAAATGATGCTAGTGCCAAAGTTGCTGAGGGTAATTTTAATATTAGTCTTGATGAGAATATGGGAATATTAAGCCCTATGGCTAAAAACTTGAATAATATTAATAAAGGATTTCGATTAGCTGTAGATAAAGAAATAAAGAGTCAAAGGATGAAATCAGAGCTTATTTCAAATGTATCCCATGATCTTAAAACTCCGCTTACATCTATTATTACCTATGTAGACTTATTAAAAAATGAAGATATCGACCTAGATACCCAAAAAGAGTATATTAGTATACTTGATAGGAAATCACAGAGGTTAAAGGTATTAATAGAGGATTTATTTGAGGCAAGTAGGGCTTCTAGTGGTAATATTGAGCTTTATTTAGAAAAGGTAGATGCAGTTGCCCTCTTTAGACAAACATTAGGAGAATTAGAAGAAAAAATAAATGATAGTAACCTTCAATTTAAAATAAACACACCAGAAAATAAAGTGATGTGTAATTTAGACGGTAGAAGAACCTATAGAGTATTCGAAAACATTTTGACTAATATATTAAAATATGCAATGGAAAGCTCAAGAGTATATATAGATATTATAGAAAACGAGTATGAGGTAAGCTTTATATTTAAAAATATTTCTGCTTATGAGATGAATTTTGATGCATCTGAAATTACAGAACGTTTTACAAGAGGGGATGAATCCAGAAATACCGAAGGATCAGGACTTGGACTTTCGATAGCTAAAAGCTTTGTAGAACTTCAAAATGGAAAGTTAGAAATAACTGTAGATGGAGATTTATTTAAATTAATTGTTACATTTCCAAAGGCATAG
- a CDS encoding response regulator transcription factor has translation MYNILVVDDEKEITDAIEVYLKNQNYNVFKAYDGVEALEIFDREEIHLVLIDIMMPRLDGTKATIKIRDKSSVPIIFLSAKSEDMDKILGLNIGADDYITKPFNPMELLARVNSNLRRYTNYSNNNVVPKENMIKIGGIELRDDSKELVVDGEKVKITPLEYRILYLLMNNPNRVFSIEEIYEKVWKEPAYNPDTVTVHIRRIREKIEINPGEPKYLKVVWGVGYKFEQPKR, from the coding sequence ATGTATAATATACTTGTTGTTGATGATGAAAAAGAAATAACAGATGCAATAGAGGTTTATTTAAAAAACCAAAACTACAATGTTTTTAAGGCATACGATGGGGTAGAGGCTTTAGAAATATTTGACAGGGAAGAAATACATCTAGTGCTTATAGATATTATGATGCCAAGGCTAGATGGTACAAAAGCTACAATCAAAATAAGAGATAAGAGCTCAGTGCCTATTATTTTTCTATCTGCAAAGTCTGAAGATATGGATAAAATACTAGGACTTAATATAGGGGCAGATGATTATATAACTAAGCCATTCAATCCTATGGAGTTACTTGCAAGGGTTAATTCGAATCTGAGAAGATATACAAATTATTCAAATAACAATGTAGTACCGAAAGAAAATATGATAAAAATAGGTGGTATAGAGCTTAGGGATGATAGCAAGGAACTAGTTGTAGATGGCGAAAAAGTTAAAATTACCCCTTTAGAATATAGAATTCTATATTTACTTATGAACAATCCTAACAGAGTATTTTCTATAGAGGAAATATACGAGAAGGTATGGAAAGAGCCAGCCTATAATCCAGATACGGTAACAGTTCATATAAGGAGAATTCGTGAAAAAATTGAAATTAATCCAGGAGAGCCAAAATATTTAAAGGTGGTGTGGGGAGTTGGATACAAATTTGAACAACCAAAACGATAA
- a CDS encoding phosphoribosylaminoimidazolesuccinocarboxamide synthase, producing the protein MKHVYTGKTKDVYALEDGNYLLKFKDDVTGEDGKFDPGANTVGLTIDGAGKAGLRLTKFFFEILREKNIPTHYIDANIEEATMTVKPATVFGNGVEVICRYRAVGSFLRRYGMYATEGQPLDGFVEVTLKDDIRQDPPISEDALHMLGILSREEYKVLKDLTKEIGNIVKEELAKKGIDLYDIKFEFGRVGGDAHVALIDEISGGNMRAYKDGEYIEPLELERLMIVE; encoded by the coding sequence ATGAAGCATGTTTATACAGGAAAAACAAAGGACGTATATGCTTTAGAAGACGGAAATTATCTACTTAAGTTTAAAGACGATGTAACAGGAGAAGACGGTAAGTTTGATCCGGGAGCGAACACAGTTGGGTTAACCATAGATGGAGCAGGCAAAGCAGGGCTTCGATTAACAAAGTTTTTCTTTGAAATATTAAGGGAAAAGAATATACCTACCCACTATATTGATGCGAACATTGAAGAAGCAACTATGACGGTAAAACCTGCTACTGTATTTGGTAATGGAGTTGAGGTTATTTGCCGTTACAGAGCAGTAGGAAGCTTTCTACGTCGTTATGGTATGTATGCTACAGAAGGTCAACCATTAGATGGCTTTGTGGAAGTTACACTTAAGGATGATATCCGTCAAGACCCGCCTATTTCAGAAGATGCTCTTCATATGCTAGGTATTTTATCTAGAGAGGAGTACAAAGTGCTGAAAGATCTTACTAAGGAAATAGGAAATATAGTTAAGGAAGAACTGGCTAAAAAAGGAATAGATCTATATGATATAAAGTTTGAATTTGGTAGAGTAGGAGGAGATGCCCACGTCGCTTTAATAGATGAAATCTCTGGTGGGAATATGAGGGCATATAAGGATGGAGAGTATATAGAGCCATTAGAATTAGAGAGATTAATGATAGTAGAGTAA
- the ymfI gene encoding elongation factor P 5-aminopentanone reductase — translation MKLVNKTVLITGGSKGIGSAITKLFAQNNYNVIINYLKSEKEALDLQLSLLKEGYNALAYRADITKRDEVEAMINEGIKKFGTIDVIVNNAGISEQKLFTDITEQEWDNMMNVHIKGMFNCSQCALPHMISRKQGKIINISSIWGMVGASCEVHYSTAKAGIIGFTKALAKELGPSNIQVNCVAPGIIETDMNSFLDEKEKECLVECTPLLRFGKPEEVAQSVLYLASDKADFITGQVIGVNGGFVI, via the coding sequence ATGAAACTAGTGAATAAAACTGTACTTATAACTGGAGGTTCAAAGGGAATTGGATCAGCAATAACAAAGCTATTCGCGCAGAACAATTATAATGTAATAATAAACTATTTAAAGTCTGAAAAAGAAGCTCTTGATTTACAGTTGAGCCTTTTAAAAGAAGGATACAATGCTTTGGCATACAGAGCGGATATTACAAAAAGAGATGAAGTTGAAGCTATGATTAATGAAGGTATAAAAAAATTTGGGACTATAGATGTAATAGTAAATAATGCTGGTATTTCTGAGCAAAAGTTATTTACTGATATTACAGAGCAGGAATGGGATAATATGATGAATGTACATATTAAAGGCATGTTTAATTGTTCTCAATGTGCCCTTCCACATATGATTAGTAGGAAACAAGGCAAAATAATAAATATATCTTCTATATGGGGTATGGTAGGTGCTTCTTGTGAAGTCCACTATTCTACAGCAAAAGCAGGAATAATTGGTTTTACAAAAGCTTTAGCCAAGGAATTGGGACCTTCGAATATTCAGGTAAATTGTGTTGCACCTGGTATTATTGAGACGGATATGAATAGCTTTCTTGATGAAAAAGAAAAGGAATGTTTAGTTGAATGTACACCTCTATTAAGATTTGGTAAGCCAGAAGAAGTTGCTCAAAGTGTTCTTTATCTAGCATCGGATAAAGCGGATTTTATAACAGGGCAGGTTATCGGTGTTAACGGAGGATTTGTTATATAA